The following proteins come from a genomic window of Thiothrix winogradskyi:
- a CDS encoding polysaccharide deacetylase family protein, with the protein MIFTADIEDWQQSVYDFDRAVSNRVVRNTSRLLDILDTHKVKGTFFIQGMVAEKFPQLIRSIAQAGHELASHSHTHRMIYNLTEAQFRAEMQRSVGLLEDISGTKVIGFRAPTFSVRDDILDWYCAALREQGIIYDSSIMLATVRRCYGFSDDGILQRIAERGLDCYPMSVSRVFGKNLPVMGGGYFRIYPYWLSRWLARDLNPNTSIFYMHPYELDTHEHREVGQHVKIPLKMAVHQFARRSSIPGKLNKLLQDYPFSSFRDHYYAATPTVANAPQ; encoded by the coding sequence ATGATATTCACTGCTGACATCGAAGACTGGCAACAATCCGTTTACGATTTTGACCGCGCTGTATCCAACCGTGTAGTACGCAATACCAGCCGCTTGCTGGATATTTTAGATACACACAAGGTCAAAGGCACGTTCTTCATCCAAGGCATGGTGGCAGAAAAGTTTCCGCAATTGATCCGCAGCATCGCGCAAGCCGGTCACGAACTCGCCAGCCATTCACATACTCACCGCATGATTTACAACCTGACCGAAGCGCAATTTCGCGCCGAAATGCAACGTTCAGTCGGCTTATTAGAAGACATTAGCGGCACCAAAGTCATCGGTTTTCGCGCCCCCACGTTTTCGGTACGCGACGACATTCTCGACTGGTATTGCGCTGCGCTGCGGGAACAGGGGATTATTTACGACTCATCCATTATGTTAGCCACCGTGCGCCGTTGTTACGGCTTTAGTGATGACGGCATTTTGCAACGTATTGCGGAACGTGGGCTGGATTGCTACCCGATGAGTGTCAGCCGCGTATTCGGCAAGAATTTGCCGGTGATGGGCGGTGGTTATTTCCGCATTTACCCCTACTGGCTATCACGCTGGCTGGCACGCGATTTGAACCCTAACACCAGTATCTTCTACATGCACCCTTACGAACTGGATACTCACGAACATCGTGAAGTAGGACAACACGTCAAGATTCCGTTGAAAATGGCAGTCCACCAATTTGCCCGACGCAGCAGCATTCCGGGGAAACTCAATAAATTATTGCAGGATTACCCCTTCAGCTCATTCCGGGATCATTACTACGCCGCCACACCTACGGTAGCAAACGCGCCCCAATAA
- a CDS encoding metal-dependent hydrolase: MANFSTHISVAAAGAGLLSVLCLQVGLAEPREALMLALLGTIGGILPDIDLQHAYPSRIMFSLFAILAAFMVVFSSENNLSIVELWGVGLLTFGLIRFPIWMVFHEYTTHRGSIHSLVAALLFMFLMTAFAHHVMGESPFVAWLFGLFVFLGFVLHLVLDELYSVDFMNHRIKRSFGTALKILDWKKREKSTALVVATIIAWALVPDSHAFWDTLLSADTYRIIGARLLP, translated from the coding sequence ATGGCAAATTTTAGTACGCATATTAGCGTGGCAGCAGCGGGGGCAGGCTTATTGTCTGTCCTCTGCTTGCAGGTGGGTTTAGCCGAGCCGCGTGAAGCCTTGATGCTGGCGCTATTGGGAACGATTGGCGGTATTTTGCCGGATATTGATTTGCAACACGCTTACCCCAGTCGGATTATGTTTTCCTTGTTTGCGATTCTCGCCGCCTTCATGGTGGTGTTTTCCAGCGAAAATAATTTGTCGATTGTGGAATTGTGGGGCGTGGGATTGCTCACCTTTGGGTTAATTCGCTTTCCGATTTGGATGGTATTCCATGAATACACTACACACCGTGGGTCGATCCATTCTTTGGTGGCGGCGTTATTGTTCATGTTTTTGATGACAGCTTTTGCCCACCATGTGATGGGGGAATCGCCATTTGTGGCGTGGTTGTTTGGCTTGTTTGTGTTCCTAGGGTTTGTGCTGCATTTGGTGCTGGATGAATTATACAGCGTCGACTTCATGAATCATCGCATTAAACGCTCGTTCGGCACGGCATTAAAAATACTCGACTGGAAAAAGCGCGAAAAATCCACCGCACTGGTGGTTGCCACGATTATTGCGTGGGCGTTGGTGCCGGATTCCCATGCGTTTTGGGATACCTTGTTGAGTGCGGACACTTACCGGATTATTGGGGCGCGTTTGCTACCGTAG